A window of Amycolatopsis australiensis contains these coding sequences:
- a CDS encoding amidohydrolase, which yields MTHEHTTLLLGGRIYTPAGPDATAMAVTGGTVVWIGQDAPARALHPGAEIVDLHGAFVAPAFVDAHVHATATGLHLTGLDLTGVRDRAELLARVRAAVTPGQVLLAHGWDESGWTDPRLPSRAELDDAAAGTPVYLSRVDVHSALVSTALVELAPTAREADGWSPDGPLTRAAHHAVRAAVRAAITPRQRERAQRAFLAEAAAHGIVSVHECAGPDISGRDDLAALLALAGPDTPEVVGYWGEPGAVDTARELGARGLAGDLFVDGALGSHTAALTEPYADHTGSGTLYLDAHRIGEHLAACTEAGLQAGFHVIGDAAVAEVLEGFRLAEKQVGRRALAARQHRLEHVEMITAEQARQLAGWGVVASVQPLFDALWGGPEGMYAERLGAGRAAGLNPFAALAAEGVLLAFGSDAPVTPLDPWASVRAAAYHRTPGAGLSPRAAFTAHTRAGHRAAGANDGVTGSLVPGAPAHYAIWDATDLVVATPDSRVQRWSTDPRVGVPPLPRLEPGATLPRCLRTVRAGAVLHDAIT from the coding sequence GTGACGCACGAACACACGACGCTCCTGCTCGGCGGGCGCATCTACACCCCCGCCGGCCCGGACGCCACGGCGATGGCCGTCACCGGCGGCACCGTCGTCTGGATCGGCCAGGACGCCCCCGCCCGCGCCCTGCACCCCGGCGCCGAAATCGTCGACCTGCACGGCGCGTTCGTCGCTCCCGCCTTCGTCGACGCCCACGTCCACGCCACCGCCACCGGCCTGCACCTGACCGGCCTCGACCTCACCGGCGTCCGCGACCGCGCCGAGCTGCTGGCCCGCGTCCGCGCCGCCGTCACCCCGGGCCAGGTCCTGCTCGCCCACGGCTGGGACGAGAGCGGCTGGACCGACCCGCGCCTGCCCAGCCGCGCCGAGCTCGACGACGCCGCCGCCGGCACGCCCGTCTACCTCAGCCGCGTCGACGTCCACTCCGCGCTCGTGTCCACCGCGCTCGTCGAGCTGGCCCCCACGGCCCGCGAGGCCGACGGCTGGTCGCCCGACGGCCCGCTGACCCGCGCCGCCCACCACGCCGTCCGCGCGGCCGTGCGCGCCGCGATCACCCCGCGGCAGCGGGAACGCGCCCAGCGGGCGTTCCTCGCCGAAGCCGCCGCGCACGGCATCGTCAGCGTCCACGAATGCGCCGGCCCCGACATCTCCGGCCGCGACGACCTCGCCGCCCTGCTCGCCCTCGCCGGCCCGGACACCCCCGAGGTCGTCGGCTACTGGGGCGAACCGGGCGCCGTCGACACCGCCCGCGAACTGGGCGCCCGCGGCCTGGCCGGCGACCTGTTCGTCGACGGCGCCCTCGGCTCCCACACCGCCGCGCTGACCGAGCCCTACGCCGACCACACCGGCTCCGGCACGCTCTACCTCGACGCGCACCGCATCGGCGAGCACCTGGCCGCCTGCACCGAAGCCGGGCTGCAGGCCGGCTTCCACGTCATCGGCGACGCCGCCGTCGCCGAGGTCCTGGAGGGCTTCCGCCTCGCCGAGAAACAGGTCGGCCGGCGCGCGCTGGCCGCCCGCCAACACCGCCTCGAGCACGTCGAGATGATCACCGCCGAGCAGGCCCGGCAGCTGGCCGGCTGGGGCGTCGTCGCCTCCGTGCAGCCGCTGTTCGACGCGCTCTGGGGCGGCCCGGAAGGCATGTACGCCGAACGGCTCGGCGCCGGCCGCGCAGCCGGGCTCAACCCCTTCGCCGCCCTCGCCGCCGAGGGCGTCCTGCTCGCCTTCGGCTCCGACGCCCCCGTCACGCCCCTGGACCCGTGGGCGAGCGTCCGCGCCGCCGCCTACCACCGGACACCGGGCGCGGGCCTGTCGCCGCGAGCGGCGTTCACCGCCCACACCCGGGCCGGGCACCGCGCGGCCGGGGCCAACGACGGCGTCACCGGCAGCCTCGTCCCGGGCGCGCCGGCCCACTACGCCATCTGGGACGCCACCGACCTCGTCGTCGCGACCCCGGACAGCCGCGTGCAGCGCTGGTCGACCGACCCGCGCGTCGGGGTGCCGCCGCTGCCGCGCCTGGAACCCGGCGCCACCCTCCCGCGCTGCCTGCGCACGGTCCGCGCGGGTGCGGTCCTCCACGACGCCATCACCTAG
- a CDS encoding KamA family radical SAM protein: protein MTAIQEPVTPAAAVDQPYEYARAELVEPDWRRFPGWHDVTEAEWRDAQWQRVHCVRNVKQLRALMGDLLEERFYADLLADQREMATMSMLLPPQMLNTMAPTAGTDPAKVTEAFYADPIRRYMLPVRSDRDATWPSHPHSERDSLHEAEMWVVEGLTHRYPTKVLAEMISTCPQYCGHCTRMDLVGNSTEQVEKHKLTLKPVDRQDAMIAYLKKTPGVRDVVVSGGDVANVPWPQLESFLMRLMDIDTVRDIRLATKALAALPQHWIQPKVVEGLERVAVTAQRRGVNLAIHTHVNHAQSVTPLVAEAAQTALNVGVRDVRNQGVLMRGVNATPSALLDLCFALQGEANILPYYFYMCDMIPNAEHWRVAVWEAQELQHAIMGYLPGYATPRIVCDVPYVGKRWVHQLAEYDRELGISYWTKNYRTGIERDDPEALQRRYPYYDPISTLPEAGRAWWANRTS from the coding sequence GTGACTGCGATCCAGGAACCTGTGACGCCTGCCGCCGCTGTCGACCAGCCCTACGAGTACGCCCGCGCCGAGCTGGTCGAACCCGACTGGCGCCGGTTCCCGGGCTGGCACGACGTGACCGAAGCCGAGTGGCGTGACGCCCAGTGGCAGCGGGTGCACTGCGTCCGCAACGTCAAGCAGCTGCGCGCCCTCATGGGCGACCTGCTCGAGGAGCGCTTCTACGCGGACCTGCTCGCCGACCAGCGCGAGATGGCCACGATGTCGATGCTGCTGCCGCCGCAGATGCTCAACACGATGGCGCCGACCGCCGGCACGGACCCGGCCAAGGTGACCGAGGCGTTCTACGCCGACCCGATCCGCCGCTACATGCTGCCGGTCCGCAGCGACCGCGACGCGACGTGGCCGAGCCACCCGCACTCCGAGCGCGACTCGCTGCACGAGGCCGAGATGTGGGTCGTGGAGGGCCTGACCCACCGCTACCCCACCAAGGTGCTGGCCGAGATGATCTCGACCTGCCCGCAGTACTGCGGGCACTGCACCCGCATGGACCTGGTCGGCAACTCGACCGAGCAGGTCGAGAAGCACAAGCTCACGCTCAAGCCGGTCGACCGCCAGGACGCGATGATCGCCTACCTGAAGAAGACCCCGGGCGTGCGGGACGTGGTCGTCTCCGGCGGTGACGTCGCGAACGTGCCGTGGCCGCAGCTGGAGTCGTTCCTGATGCGGCTGATGGACATCGACACCGTCCGCGACATCCGCCTGGCGACCAAGGCACTGGCGGCGCTGCCGCAGCACTGGATCCAGCCGAAGGTGGTCGAAGGCCTGGAGCGGGTCGCCGTGACCGCCCAGCGCCGCGGCGTGAACCTGGCGATCCACACGCACGTCAACCACGCCCAGTCGGTGACGCCGCTGGTGGCGGAGGCGGCGCAGACGGCGCTGAACGTCGGGGTCCGCGACGTCCGCAACCAGGGCGTGCTGATGCGCGGGGTCAACGCGACACCGTCGGCGCTGCTGGACCTGTGCTTCGCGCTGCAGGGCGAGGCGAACATCCTCCCCTACTACTTCTACATGTGCGACATGATCCCGAACGCCGAGCACTGGCGGGTCGCGGTGTGGGAGGCCCAGGAGCTGCAGCACGCGATCATGGGCTACCTGCCCGGCTACGCGACCCCGCGCATCGTGTGCGACGTGCCGTACGTCGGGAAGCGGTGGGTGCACCAGCTGGCCGAATACGACCGCGAGCTGGGGATCTCGTACTGGACGAAGAACTACCGGACGGGCATCGAGCGCGACGACCCGGAAGCCTTGCAGCGGCGCTACCCGTACTACGACCCGATCTCGACCCTGCCGGAGGCCGGGCGCGCCTGGTGGGCGAACCGGACCAGCTGA
- a CDS encoding class I SAM-dependent methyltransferase — translation MSEHRVRFAALFDAEVRRHNERFRAAAAVRPGEDVLDVGCGTGESTREAAAAGATALGVDVSAQAIARARELGGAAFEVADAQTHPFPAAAFDVVLSRFGAMFFADPAAAFANLARALRPGGRLVLLVWQERHRNEWYSILRDAIAPGAVAPPPGPHFSLGDPARTRALLEGAGLTGVEFTGLRDPVCYGPDAATACEFALGLKDVQQLLAQGDEQSVSRLRDAFAAHETADGVLLGARTWIVTARLSAA, via the coding sequence ATGAGTGAGCACCGGGTCCGGTTCGCGGCGCTGTTCGACGCGGAGGTGCGCCGGCACAACGAGCGGTTCCGCGCCGCGGCCGCCGTGCGGCCGGGTGAGGACGTCCTCGACGTCGGCTGCGGTACCGGCGAGTCCACCCGGGAAGCCGCGGCGGCGGGCGCGACCGCGCTCGGGGTCGACGTCTCGGCGCAGGCGATCGCGCGTGCCCGTGAGCTGGGCGGGGCGGCCTTCGAGGTGGCCGACGCCCAGACCCACCCGTTCCCGGCCGCCGCGTTCGACGTGGTGCTGTCCCGGTTCGGGGCGATGTTCTTCGCCGATCCGGCGGCGGCGTTCGCCAACCTCGCCCGCGCGCTGCGGCCCGGCGGGCGGCTGGTGCTGCTGGTGTGGCAGGAACGGCACCGCAACGAGTGGTACTCGATCCTCCGCGACGCCATCGCGCCGGGCGCGGTCGCTCCCCCGCCCGGCCCGCACTTCTCGCTCGGCGACCCGGCCCGCACGCGGGCGCTGCTGGAGGGTGCCGGCTTGACCGGTGTGGAGTTCACCGGACTGCGCGACCCCGTCTGTTACGGACCCGACGCCGCGACGGCGTGCGAGTTCGCCCTCGGCCTCAAGGACGTGCAGCAGCTGCTCGCCCAGGGCGACGAGCAGTCCGTCAGCCGGCTCCGGGACGCCTTCGCCGCGCACGAAACCGCGGACGGGGTGCTGCTGGGTGCCCGGACGTGGATCGTGACCGCGCGGCTCAGCGCCGCTTGA
- a CDS encoding non-ribosomal peptide synthetase, which translates to MSEALQPDPGPALLHHFFEQSARRRPAAIAVDLPPSGRRPRRTVTYRDLHHRSAAVARAVQHAVRRPGIVAILLPRTTEDLYVAQLGVLRAGSAYVCLDPSFPDEQLGHILADAAPALLITDRAGHERATRAGYTGAVQRVDGSAAPAAQPVIAPAAPPGLAYVIYTSGTTGKPKGVLVGHPGVVNLIRSDVAEFALGPGDRVAQGSSPAYDSSVEEAWMAWACGATVVVMDDETARLGPDLVPWLRRERITVLCPPPTLLRATACEDPRRELPELRLLYVGGEALPDDVAERWAPGRRMVNGYGPTECTVTCLRADVEPGKPVVIGRPVPGMRAWVLDERLEPVRPGVPGELCMSGAGLALGYHGKPELTAEKFPQHPRLGRLYRTGDLVHAGPDGTLFYHGRIDSQVKLRGYRIELEAIEASLARFPGVREAACRVQGEGTSQVIAAHLVPDGAMPDQAALKEHLRRALPAYMIPAVFGAAETLPRSAGGKLRRSDLPVLATTRRHAAKTATGSETEKFIADALREVFETGEIGVDDDFFDDLGGSSLQAAMLISKLRANPLTEAIAVRDVYRARTVAGLARLAAPAAHDEIDAVAAPARSAVAITVAQAAWLFAELAIAAPIGYFAVFAALPWLAERIGLVPLIVLLPIALLVAGFGWTPVAVFCAVRAKRLLIGQFKPTRVPVWSTFHLRLWIVRHLLRLVPWGTIAGTEFQCMALRSLGARIGKRVHIHRGVDVVQGGWDLLDIGDDATIAQDASLGLVQLSEGHLTIGRITVAGGATVDVRAGMSPNTRLGRGSWLAAWSSLPPGTAVPDGRRWDGVPAHDAGPAPRAPAPVVGGSMLSPLAHGLATVAARAVFAWLFALPFSLVMIALVLAFDVTYPAVLDALTRPWAHLQFMLVLAVASCVSLLVSVWGEALAARALGRVREGVISRWSPGYIRVALKTGLVTTAGNWLSGGLFWPVWLRWAGMKVGRGCEISTIIDVVPELVGIGPDTFFADGIYLGGPRVQHGTVTLAPVSLGHDTFLGNHAVIPAGQRLPPDILIGVCTVADDRVMRPGTSWFGHPPMLLPRREVVETDRSLTHDPSFARVVTRVFWEWLRFALPVVPLAVLTAWFAMIAYAARVLPLAAFVFPGAAVVTLLTALLPCLIVLGLKWGLLGRVKPGVHPLWSCWCSRWDFLYVAWGVIAGGVLSALEGTLMLPLYLRRMGMDIGRRVVLGEGFAQVVDPDMLHFGDGATVSAMFQAHTFEDRVLKIDHVHVGAHSTLANATVPLYGADIGEHAYVAPHSVIMKQEHLRPRLRYAGVPTQEQKAPSRRSNPEPVTHPFRQARRVKVPEPPTQAFWRFERTFTVPGEQPREPRGAAGPPR; encoded by the coding sequence GTGAGCGAGGCGCTCCAGCCGGATCCCGGTCCGGCGCTGCTGCACCACTTCTTCGAGCAGTCGGCCCGGCGCCGGCCGGCCGCGATCGCCGTCGATCTCCCGCCGTCCGGGCGACGGCCGCGGCGCACCGTCACCTACCGCGACCTGCACCACCGGTCCGCGGCGGTCGCGCGCGCCGTCCAGCACGCGGTCCGGCGGCCGGGGATCGTCGCGATCCTGCTGCCGCGCACGACCGAGGACCTCTACGTCGCGCAGCTCGGGGTGCTGCGGGCGGGCTCGGCGTACGTCTGCCTCGACCCGTCGTTCCCCGACGAGCAGCTGGGGCACATCCTCGCCGATGCCGCGCCCGCGCTGCTGATCACCGACCGGGCCGGGCACGAACGGGCCACCCGCGCCGGGTACACCGGCGCGGTGCAGCGCGTCGACGGGTCGGCTGCACCCGCCGCGCAGCCGGTCATCGCACCCGCGGCACCGCCGGGCCTGGCCTACGTCATCTACACCTCCGGCACCACCGGCAAGCCGAAAGGCGTGCTGGTCGGGCACCCGGGCGTGGTCAACCTGATCCGCTCGGACGTCGCCGAGTTCGCCCTGGGCCCCGGGGACCGCGTGGCCCAGGGCTCCTCGCCCGCGTACGACTCCTCGGTCGAGGAAGCCTGGATGGCGTGGGCGTGCGGGGCCACCGTGGTCGTCATGGACGACGAGACGGCCCGGCTCGGCCCCGACCTGGTGCCGTGGCTGCGGCGCGAACGGATCACCGTGCTCTGCCCGCCGCCGACCCTGCTGCGCGCGACCGCGTGCGAAGACCCGAGGCGGGAGCTGCCGGAACTCCGCCTGCTCTACGTCGGCGGCGAGGCGCTGCCCGACGACGTCGCCGAGCGGTGGGCGCCGGGCCGCCGGATGGTCAACGGCTACGGGCCGACCGAATGCACCGTGACCTGCCTGCGCGCGGACGTCGAACCCGGAAAGCCGGTCGTCATCGGCCGGCCGGTGCCGGGCATGCGGGCCTGGGTGCTCGACGAGCGGCTCGAGCCGGTCAGGCCGGGCGTGCCGGGCGAGCTGTGCATGAGCGGCGCCGGCCTGGCGCTGGGCTACCACGGCAAACCCGAGCTGACCGCCGAGAAGTTCCCGCAGCACCCGCGCCTTGGCCGGCTCTACCGCACCGGCGACCTCGTGCACGCCGGACCGGACGGCACCCTCTTCTACCACGGCCGCATCGACTCCCAGGTCAAGCTGCGCGGCTACCGGATCGAGCTGGAGGCGATCGAGGCGTCCCTGGCCCGCTTCCCCGGCGTGCGGGAGGCGGCGTGCCGGGTGCAGGGCGAAGGCACGAGCCAGGTGATCGCCGCGCACCTGGTGCCGGACGGCGCCATGCCGGATCAGGCCGCGCTCAAGGAGCATCTGCGCAGGGCACTGCCCGCCTACATGATCCCGGCGGTGTTCGGGGCGGCCGAAACGCTGCCGCGCAGCGCCGGCGGCAAGCTGCGCCGCAGCGACCTGCCCGTGCTCGCGACCACCCGGCGGCACGCCGCCAAGACCGCCACCGGCAGCGAGACCGAGAAGTTCATCGCCGACGCCCTCCGCGAAGTCTTCGAGACCGGCGAGATCGGCGTCGACGACGACTTCTTCGACGACCTCGGCGGCAGCTCCCTGCAAGCGGCGATGCTGATCTCGAAACTCCGCGCCAACCCGCTCACCGAAGCCATCGCCGTCCGGGACGTCTACCGCGCCCGCACCGTGGCGGGCCTGGCGAGGCTGGCCGCCCCGGCGGCCCACGACGAGATCGACGCGGTCGCGGCGCCGGCCCGCAGCGCGGTCGCCATCACGGTGGCGCAGGCCGCATGGCTGTTCGCCGAACTGGCGATCGCCGCGCCGATCGGCTACTTCGCCGTGTTCGCCGCGCTGCCGTGGCTGGCCGAGCGGATCGGCCTGGTCCCGCTGATCGTCCTGCTCCCGATCGCGCTGCTGGTCGCCGGGTTCGGCTGGACGCCGGTGGCCGTGTTCTGCGCAGTACGCGCGAAACGGCTGCTCATCGGCCAGTTCAAGCCGACACGGGTCCCGGTCTGGAGCACGTTCCACCTGCGCCTGTGGATCGTGCGGCACCTGCTGCGGCTCGTGCCGTGGGGCACCATCGCCGGCACCGAGTTCCAGTGCATGGCGCTGCGCTCGCTCGGCGCGCGGATCGGCAAGCGCGTGCACATCCACCGCGGCGTCGACGTGGTCCAAGGCGGCTGGGACCTGCTGGACATCGGCGACGACGCCACCATCGCCCAGGACGCCTCGCTGGGCCTGGTGCAGCTGAGCGAGGGACACCTCACGATCGGCCGGATCACCGTCGCCGGCGGGGCCACCGTGGACGTCCGCGCGGGCATGTCCCCCAACACCCGGCTCGGCCGCGGTTCCTGGCTGGCCGCGTGGTCGTCGTTGCCGCCCGGCACGGCCGTTCCGGACGGCCGGCGGTGGGACGGCGTCCCGGCCCACGACGCGGGCCCGGCGCCCCGGGCGCCCGCCCCGGTCGTCGGCGGCAGCATGCTGTCGCCGTTGGCGCACGGGCTCGCGACCGTCGCCGCCCGTGCCGTGTTCGCGTGGCTGTTCGCCCTGCCCTTCTCGCTGGTCATGATCGCGCTGGTGCTGGCCTTCGACGTCACGTACCCGGCGGTCCTCGACGCGCTCACGCGACCGTGGGCGCACCTGCAGTTCATGCTCGTGCTGGCCGTGGCGAGCTGCGTGTCGCTGCTGGTTTCGGTGTGGGGCGAAGCGCTCGCCGCGCGGGCCCTCGGCCGGGTCCGCGAAGGCGTCATCAGCCGGTGGAGCCCGGGCTACATCCGGGTGGCGCTCAAGACCGGGTTGGTCACCACGGCCGGGAACTGGCTGTCGGGCGGGCTGTTCTGGCCGGTGTGGCTGCGCTGGGCCGGGATGAAGGTGGGCCGCGGCTGCGAGATCAGCACGATCATCGACGTCGTCCCGGAACTGGTCGGCATCGGCCCGGACACCTTCTTCGCCGACGGCATCTACCTTGGCGGCCCCCGCGTCCAGCACGGCACGGTCACGCTCGCGCCGGTCAGCCTCGGCCACGACACGTTCCTCGGCAACCACGCCGTCATCCCGGCCGGCCAGCGGCTGCCCCCGGACATCCTGATCGGCGTCTGCACGGTGGCCGACGACCGCGTCATGCGGCCCGGCACGTCCTGGTTCGGGCACCCGCCGATGCTGCTGCCCCGCCGCGAAGTCGTGGAGACCGACCGCAGCCTCACCCACGACCCGTCGTTCGCGCGGGTCGTCACCCGCGTGTTCTGGGAATGGCTGCGTTTCGCGCTGCCGGTCGTGCCGCTGGCCGTGCTGACCGCCTGGTTCGCCATGATCGCCTATGCCGCACGGGTTCTGCCGCTAGCCGCTTTCGTCTTCCCCGGCGCCGCGGTCGTGACGCTGCTGACGGCGCTCCTGCCGTGCCTGATCGTCCTCGGGCTGAAATGGGGGCTGCTCGGGCGGGTCAAGCCGGGCGTCCATCCGCTGTGGTCCTGCTGGTGCAGCCGGTGGGACTTCCTGTACGTGGCCTGGGGCGTCATCGCCGGCGGCGTCCTGTCGGCGCTGGAAGGCACCCTGATGCTGCCGCTCTACCTGCGCCGCATGGGCATGGACATCGGCAGGCGTGTCGTGCTCGGGGAGGGGTTCGCCCAGGTCGTCGACCCGGACATGCTGCACTTCGGCGACGGCGCGACGGTCAGCGCGATGTTCCAGGCCCACACGTTCGAGGACCGCGTGCTCAAGATCGACCACGTGCACGTCGGCGCGCACTCGACCCTCGCCAACGCCACGGTCCCGTTGTACGGCGCCGACATCGGCGAGCACGCGTACGTCGCCCCGCACAGCGTGATCATGAAGCAGGAGCACCTGCGGCCGCGGCTGCGCTACGCGGGTGTCCCGACGCAGGAGCAGAAAGCGCCCTCGCGACGGTCGAATCCGGAGCCGGTGACGCACCCGTTCCGCCAGGCCCGCCGCGTCAAGGTCCCGGAGCCGCCGACGCAGGCGTTCTGGCGGTTCGAACGCACCTTCACCGTGCCCGGCGAGCAGCCGAGGGAGCCCCGCGGAGCCGCGGGACCCCCTCGGTAG
- a CDS encoding polyprenol monophosphomannose synthase — protein MSQAPRGAREIEPVLVVIPTYNERENLGPILDRLHKVLPDVHVLVVDDGSPDGTGELADERAAANDRVHVLHRTEKAGLGAAYIAGFRWGLAREYNTIVEMDADGSHAPEDLPRLLDAVGDADLAIGSRYVPGGAVVNWPLNRQVLSRGANIYSQLALGMRTRDITAGFRAYRRPVLEKLALDEVNSHGYCFQIDLTVRTADAGFEIVEVPITFTEREIGESKMSGSIIREAFLRVATWGAERRWQQLRRLLKRR, from the coding sequence ATGTCGCAGGCGCCGCGGGGGGCCCGGGAAATCGAGCCGGTGCTGGTGGTGATCCCGACCTACAACGAGCGGGAGAACCTCGGCCCGATCCTGGACCGCCTGCACAAGGTACTCCCGGACGTGCACGTGCTCGTGGTGGACGACGGCAGCCCCGACGGCACCGGTGAGCTCGCCGACGAGCGCGCCGCGGCCAACGACCGCGTCCACGTGCTGCACCGGACCGAGAAGGCCGGCCTCGGCGCCGCCTACATCGCCGGGTTCCGGTGGGGCCTGGCCCGGGAGTACAACACGATCGTCGAGATGGACGCCGACGGCTCGCACGCGCCCGAGGACCTGCCACGGCTGCTCGACGCGGTCGGCGACGCCGACCTGGCCATCGGGTCGCGGTACGTGCCGGGCGGTGCGGTGGTGAACTGGCCGCTCAACCGCCAGGTCCTCTCCCGCGGCGCCAACATCTACTCGCAGCTCGCGCTGGGCATGCGCACCCGCGACATCACCGCCGGGTTCCGCGCCTACCGGCGCCCGGTGCTGGAGAAGCTGGCGCTGGACGAGGTCAACTCGCACGGCTACTGCTTCCAGATCGACCTGACCGTCCGCACGGCCGACGCCGGGTTCGAGATCGTCGAGGTGCCGATCACCTTCACCGAGCGCGAGATCGGCGAGTCCAAGATGAGCGGCTCGATCATCCGCGAGGCGTTCCTGCGCGTCGCCACCTGGGGTGCCGAGCGCCGCTGGCAGCAGCTGCGCCGCTTGCTCAAGCGGCGCTGA
- the lnt gene encoding apolipoprotein N-acyltransferase, which yields MAVTVADPEPGTPHHPARPRRFPRAWLLRLAAALVSGFAYYLSFAPRPLWWLAPLAFAGLALVLRGRRRFWGAFGHGFAFGLAFFLPLLTWLLDFLGPDFGPWPWLGLSLALALYYGLAGGLITLVARLPLGPLWGALVFVALETPRAWFPFGGFPWGRVAFSQPEGAFLPLASIGGAPLVGVAVVGTGFGLAALAARLRETRKLTRPAVVAAAGTVLPLVAGLALWPTIGTGPQDGELTVATVQGNAPDIGLALQGERDVLRRNTIAESERLLQDVRTGKVPRPGLVLWPESATTVTGPDPQVDGLVAGFGVPALVGALYELPDGHLQNSVIVWDPRTGPGQRYAKQQLVPFGEYVPARKVAELVTPFLDAETVDMVPGDGANQTMAVAGTRVGTFVCYEAAFDYPGRDAVRDGAELLVVPTNNAWYGRSEMSVQQLAMSRLRAVEHGRAVVVSAVSGVSAIVAPDGTVTSSTGLFTADSLVGRVPLRTQTTLSDRLGAWTEYGLLALAIAGVAGGLVLRFRTRRASAGTAAGEAAD from the coding sequence GTGGCAGTCACCGTCGCGGACCCCGAGCCGGGCACCCCGCACCACCCCGCGCGTCCCCGGCGGTTCCCGCGGGCCTGGCTGCTGCGCCTGGCCGCGGCGCTGGTGTCGGGGTTCGCGTACTACCTGAGCTTCGCGCCGCGCCCGCTGTGGTGGCTGGCGCCGCTGGCGTTCGCCGGGCTCGCCCTCGTGCTGCGTGGCCGCCGCCGTTTCTGGGGCGCGTTCGGCCACGGCTTCGCCTTCGGGCTGGCGTTCTTCCTGCCGCTGCTGACGTGGCTGCTGGACTTCCTGGGCCCCGACTTCGGGCCGTGGCCGTGGCTGGGCCTGTCGTTGGCACTGGCGCTCTACTACGGCCTCGCCGGCGGTCTCATCACGCTCGTCGCCCGCCTGCCCCTCGGCCCGCTGTGGGGCGCGCTGGTGTTCGTCGCGCTGGAGACCCCGCGCGCGTGGTTCCCGTTCGGCGGCTTCCCGTGGGGCCGGGTCGCGTTCAGCCAGCCCGAAGGCGCCTTCCTGCCCCTCGCCTCCATCGGCGGCGCCCCGCTGGTCGGGGTCGCCGTCGTCGGCACCGGCTTCGGCCTGGCCGCGCTCGCCGCCCGGCTGCGGGAGACACGCAAGCTCACCCGCCCGGCCGTCGTCGCCGCGGCCGGGACCGTTCTGCCTCTCGTCGCCGGGCTGGCGCTGTGGCCCACGATCGGCACCGGCCCGCAGGACGGCGAGCTGACCGTCGCCACCGTCCAGGGCAACGCCCCGGACATCGGGCTGGCGCTGCAGGGCGAACGCGACGTGCTGCGCCGCAACACGATCGCCGAGAGCGAACGGCTGCTGCAGGACGTCCGCACCGGCAAGGTGCCCCGGCCCGGCCTGGTGCTGTGGCCGGAGAGCGCCACCACCGTCACCGGCCCCGACCCGCAGGTCGACGGGCTCGTCGCCGGCTTCGGCGTGCCGGCCCTGGTCGGCGCGCTCTACGAGCTGCCGGACGGGCACCTGCAGAACTCCGTGATCGTCTGGGACCCGCGGACCGGGCCCGGGCAACGGTACGCGAAGCAGCAGCTGGTGCCCTTCGGCGAGTACGTGCCGGCCCGCAAGGTCGCCGAGCTGGTCACCCCGTTCCTCGATGCCGAGACCGTCGACATGGTCCCGGGCGACGGCGCGAACCAGACCATGGCCGTCGCCGGAACCCGGGTCGGCACGTTCGTCTGCTACGAGGCGGCGTTCGACTACCCGGGCCGTGACGCCGTCCGCGACGGCGCCGAGCTGCTGGTCGTGCCCACCAACAACGCCTGGTACGGCCGCAGCGAGATGAGCGTGCAGCAGCTGGCGATGTCACGGCTGCGAGCGGTCGAGCACGGCCGGGCCGTCGTCGTGTCGGCGGTCTCCGGCGTGAGCGCGATCGTCGCCCCCGACGGGACGGTGACCAGCTCAACGGGCCTTTTCACGGCGGACTCCCTGGTCGGGCGCGTGCCGCTGCGGACGCAGACTACGCTGTCGGATCGACTCGGTGCGTGGACGGAGTACGGGCTGCTGGCACTGGCGATCGCCGGGGTGGCCGGCGGGCTCGTGCTCCGTTTTCGCACCCGGCGCGCCAGCGCCGGCACGGCAGCAGGGGAAGCGGCGGACTGA